The genomic region CTGCGCGAACAGGCGGCTCGCCTGTCGCAGGTGGTGGAGCAGTTCCGCCTGTCCGAAGCCATGATGCATCACCACGCCACGGCAACCCCTGCGGTGGCCGCAACCTCTCGCGGCGAGCTGTCAGGCCCACGCTCTGCGCCCCGGGCATTGCTGGGCTGATTACGCAGACTGCTGATCCGGTCCCTGAGACCTGTAAGAACCTGTTCAAGATCTTTTTGGGGTCGCACAAGTGTCTTGCCGGGCGCCCGGCCAGGGGATGGGCTGCTAGGCGCAGCGCGCGGCCAATAGCCCGTGCTATTGGCAAGCGATGCAACAACGCAGACCGCCCCTGGTCGGGCACCCGGCAAGACACTTGCCCGAAGGGTTGGAGTGAAATCGGGCGATTGAACGCCCCGGCTGCTTGCATGGGCATGAGCCCATGCGGCGCATCCGAAGCATCCACTCATCCCGATTGCACTCCAATGCGATCCCCAAAAGATTTTGAACAGGTTCTAATACAAGCCCCCATCACGGGGGCTTTTTCTTTGGTGCGCAGGGTGCGGGTTTCTTGACCTGCGTCACTTTGTGCAGGCCGCTGTCATGGCACGCTCTGTGGCTCTTGCGATTTCCCTTGTGCGCCCATGCCTCCCGTCAGTCTGCAGATCATCCGAGAAGAACATGCCTCCCTCGCCGCAGTGCTGCAATCGCTCAGGGGTTTGGTAGACGAAGGGCCCGGCGATCATCCTGCGCGGTTTTTTGACATGGCGCGGGCCATGCTTTTCTACATCGACGAGTTCCCTGAGCGGCAGCACCACCCCAAGGAGACAGAGTGGCTGTTCCCCCGCGTGGCCCGCTGCGCGCCCCATGTGGCCGAGCTGATTGCGCGGCTGGACAGTGAGCACGCCACGGGCGAGGCCATGGTGCGGGAGCTGCAGCACCTGCTGCTGGGCTGGGAGTTGATGGGAGAGGGGCGGCGTGACCGCTTTGTGCACGCCCTGGGCCGCTACATCGACTTCTACCTGGAGCACATGCGGCTGGAAGAAACCGTGGTGCTGCCCGCGGCGCAGGCCTACCTGGGCACGGAAGACTGGTCCATGGTGGACGCGGCCTTTGCCAGCAATGCCAACCCGCTCACCCACGGCCGCCCGCGCGACCCGGCCTACGACCGGCTCTTTACCCGCATCGCCATCCGGGCCCCCCGCACCCTGGTGCCTGGGAGCCCGAGGCGGGATGCTCAACCCGCCAGCGTGGGGTAGTCGGTGTAGCCCTTGGCTCCGCCACCGTACAGGGTTTCACGGTGGATTTCGTTGAGCGGCGCGTTCTGCTGCAGGCGCTGCACCAGGTCAGGGTTGGCGATGAAGGGGCGACCAAAGGCCACGATGTCGGCCCCGTCGGCAATGGCGGATTCGGCCAGTGCGCGGTCGTAGGCGTTGTTCACCATCCAGGCACCCTTGCCACCGGCATCGCGGTAGGCCTTGCGCAGGGCGGGGTAGTCAAAGGGGCGGTCAGGCAGCTCGCGGGGGCCGCCGGTGGCCCCTTCGATCACATGCACATAGGCCAGCCCCAGCTTGCCCAGCTCGCGCACCACGTATTCGAAGAGGGGCTGGGGGTTGTCGTCCACGATGTCGTTGGCGGGCGTGACGGGAGACAGGCGGATGCCGGTGCGTCCCGCCCCGATTTCTTCCACGATGGCGCGGGTCACTTCCAGCAGCAGGCGAGCGCGGTTCTTGATGCTGCCACCGTAGTCGTCCGTGCGCTGGTTGGCTCCGTTCTTGAGGAACTGGTCGATCAGGTAGCCGTTGGCTGCGTGGATCTCCACCCCGTCAAAGCCGGCAGAGATGGCGTTGCGCGCTGCGTGACGGTAGTCCTGCACGATGCCGGGCAGTTCCTCGGGTTCCAGCGCGCGGGGCTCTGAGGTGTCGGTAAAGGTGGCCACGCCATCCTTGAGCAGCACGGTCTTGGCATGCGCGCGGATGGCTGAGGGGGCCACGGGGCGGGCATTGCCGGGCTGCAGCGAGGTGTGCGAGATGCGGCCCACGTGCCACAGCTGCACCACGATCTTGCCGCCTGCATCGTGCACGGCGCGGGTGACTTTTTTCCAGCCATCGAGCTGCTCTGTGCCATACAGGCCGGGCACATCTGCATAGCCCTGGCCTTGGGGGCTGATGGCCGTGGCCTCAGAGATGATGAGGCCCGCGCTGGCCCGCTGCGCGTAGTAGGTGGCCGTGAGTTCGGTGGGAATGGCTTCGGGCGAACGATTGCGGGTGAGAGGGGCCATGGCAATGCGGTTGGCCATGGCGATATCGCCTGCGCGGGTGGGTTCAAACAGGGAAGTCATGAACGCTTTCTGTGAAAAAGAGTGCACACAATGAATAACCCCCACAGCGTAATACCGCTGCGCAAAACGTGCAGGCCGGATGCATCAACAAGGGCTCTGTTTTTGTGCTAACCGGTGCATTCTGAACGGGCCCGGCTGCTGGTGCGTTTCACGTGGAACTGCGGGGACTTCTGTGTGGCCCGTGAATGGTGGCCCCTGGCGAATGTGCAGCAAAAAGGCGCGGGCCCTTGTCGGACCCCGCGCCTTTGTTCGGAGTTGCCAAACAGCTTTGCTTTACTTGAGCAGGCCTTCTGCCTTGAGGGCAGCCTGCACGCCGGGGCGCGCTTCCATGCGTAGCTTGAAGGCCTGCAGATGGGCCAGACCCGAGGTGTCCACGCCCACAAACTGACCCCAGCGCGAGACGGTGTACAGGTAGGCATCTGCCACGCTGAATTCGCCCAGCAGATAGGTGTTATTGGCCAGTTGCTTGTCGACCCAGGCAAAGCGGCTTTGCAGGCGCTCGCGCACCAGGGGCTTGTACTCTTCGGGCGTGCCGGGGGCGAACAGCGGGCTGTGGCCCTTGTGCAGTTCGGTGCCGATGAAGGTCAGCCATTCCTGCAGGCGGTAGCGTGCCATGGTGCCGTTGGCGGGTGCCAGATTCTTGCCGGGCACCTGGTCGGCGACGTACTGGACGATGGCCGGGCCTTCGCGCAGGCGCTCGCCGTTGTCCAGCTCCAGCACGGGCACGTAGCCCAGTTCGTTGATGGTGTAGAAGTCCGTGCCGTCCTGCAGCTTGTGGGTCTTGGTGCTGGCCAGAACGGCCTGGAAGTTCAGGCCAGACTCATGCAGCACGATGTGGGGAGACAACGAGCAGGCACCGGGGGAGTAATACAGCTTCATCCATGACTCCTATGTGTTGTGAAGGAAGGCCGCCATCGTAAGGCGGCGCCGTGCTTTGTGCAGCCCGCAGGGCATTGCGGTGCGGTGTTTTGCGGAAGGCTTTTGAACAGCTTCTTACGCATCGTAGCCCGGTGCCTCGCGCTGCACCTTGCGCAGCAGGGCGGGCCAGGTGAATGCGCCCCCCATTCCGCCCGTCTGCACACGCATGGCCTGGGCAACGCCGCTGACGATCTGCGGGTTCACCTCGACCAGCGCACCGCCTGCCTGCGCATCAATCTGGATGCGGCAGGTGTTCTCAAAGGTGTACATCGACAAAAAGGCATCGGCAATCGTCTTGCCGCAGGTGAGCAGGCCGTGGTTGCGCAGCATGAGGAAGTTGGCTTGCCCCAGATCCGCCTGCAGGCGGGGCTTTTCTTCGTCGCGGAAGGCCACCCCTTCGTAGGCGTGGTATGCCAGCGAGCCCAGCACAAAAGTGCTTTGCTGGCTGATGGGCAGCACACCGCATTGCTGGGCGCTGACGGCCACGCCTGCGCGGGTGTGGGTGTGCAGCACGCAGCCCACCTCGGGCCGGGCCTCGTGCACGGCGCTGTGGATCACAAAGCCTGCAGGGTTCACCGGGAAGGGGGTGTCGTGCAGCTTGTTGCACTGCATGTCTACCTTCACCAGGCTGGACGCGGTGATCTCGTCAAACATCAGCCCGTAGGGGTTGATGAGGAAGTGGTGTTGCCCCGCGCCCGATACCGATTCGGGCAGCTTGGCGCTGATGTGCGTGAAGACCAGATCGCTCCAGCCGTACAGCGCCACCAGCCGGTAGCAGGCGGCCAGGTCGCAGCGCAGTTGCCATTCTTCAGGGTGGACGCTGTCCTTCAGCGAGGGGGTGGAATGCATGGGGTTGTCTCCGTAAGGTGGGTGGAGACACTGTAGGCTGCCTGCAGCAGCCTGGCTGTCAGGCAGGCTACACAGCGCTGCGTGGGGTGTGCCCCTGATTCATCAAAAATGATAGCTGCCTGCGCTTGCTGGATAAGCGCTGGCAGCCTGTGAGGCTTGAATTCACACCACAGGGGTCTGCGGAATTGGCGCGCGCATGCCTGCGTTGATCAGGTTCCATGCGTTGATGATGGCAACGGCAAAGCCCAGGTCGGAGATTTCTGCATCGCTGAACACGGCCTGCAGCTGGGCAAACTCTTCGTCGCTGGCGTCGCTGTGCGGCGTGGCGGTCAGAATCTCGGCCCAGCGCAGGGCGGCGCGTTCGCGGGAGGTGAAGAACGGCGCCTCGCGCCAGCCTGTCACGGCGTTCAGGTGGCGCGGCTCCATGCCTTCTTTGACGAGCATATGCCAGTGCATATCCATGCAGTAGGCGCAGCCCTTGATCTGCGACACGCGCAGGAACACCAGCTCGGCCAGGCGCAGGCCCAGCGGGCCCTTCTTGATGGTGTCTGAAACGGTCACCAGGCCCATGAAGGCCTTGGACGAGAGCTGGTGGTAGGGCAGGCGGGCGGTGTGGGTGGTGTTGGTGGTCATGTCGTGTCCTTGGGTTGGGTGCGTTTGGTTTGAAGGGCAAAGGGTTATGAACCGGACCGAGCGGCCTGTTCATACCCCTAAGACGCAGCACCTGCCGTGCTTGTGACAGCGTGGGCCCACGCGGGCCTCAACGCCTACCCCATCAGTCACCAGCCATCAGTCCAGCGTGTTGGCAATGCCGCAGAGCTTGTCCGGGTTGCGCACGGCATAGATGGCCACGATGCGTTCGCCGTCGGTCACCACCGCCTGCGCGGATTCGAGCTGCCCGTTTACATAGCGCAGCAGCCCCGGTTCGCCGTTGATGAGCACCACCCGGTACACCACCTGCGCCCCCAGGCGGCGGAACATGGCCCAGTAGAGGTTGGCAATGCGAAACGGCCCCAGCAGGGGTTTGGGGAAGGACGGCACCTTGCCGCCTCCGTCGCCGATGAGCTGTGCGTCCTCGCTCAGCAGGGCTTCGATGGTCTGGCGATCGCCACTGTGGGCTGCCTGCACAAAGCGCTGCAGCAGGCGCTGGTGCACATCGCGCGGCACAGCAAAGCGGGGGCGGTCTTGCAGCACGCGCTCGCTGGCACGGTGCACCAGCTGGCGGCAGGCCGCCTCGGTTTTACCTAGTTGGGTAGCGATGTCGGGGTAGTCGTAGTCAAACACCTGGCGCAGCAAAAAGGCCGCTCTCTCTTGCGGGGCGAGGCGCTCCAGGGCGTAGAGAAAAGCAACGGAGAGTTCGTCTGCCAGTTCAGCGGCGGCTTCTGGCGTGTGGTGGTGGGCTGCCTCGGCAGGGGCGGGGGAGACCAGTGGCTCGGGCAGCCACCAGCCCACGTAGGCTTCACGCTCGGCCTTCAGGGCGCGCAGCCGGTCAATGCTCAGGCGCGTGACCACAGTGACCAGCCATGCCTCGGCGGATTGCAGGGCTTCAGTGTCTTGTCGGCTCCACCGCAGCCAGGCATCCTGCAACACGTCCTCGGCATCAGCACGCACCCCCAGCATGCGATACGCCAGCCCGAACAGGCGGGGGCGCAGGGTGGTGAAGGGGTCTGTAGTGGCAGGAGTGGCTGGGCTAGGGGGGATCATTGCGGCTTCCAGATGGGCGGTGGTGACAAGCGGAAGAACGCTCGGGCTTCCGGTGTTACACATAACCCAGACGGCCCAGGTAGCCGTGTTGTGACACCATGGTGCAATTGCTATCGTTGTAATAGCTGTTTGCGCAATAAAGACAAGCGTTGCAGGCCTTTTTTGCTAGAAAAATTTCCCCGAGAACTTTGGCCGGCCAGCGCATTTCACGGGAGGCGCTAAGCCCCTACGCTCTCGTCTGCCCCGCTTGGCTGCGTCAGCCGCTCCAGCTGCGCCAGGTACGCCAAGGCCTGATCCGCGCTGTTACCACACATCTCCACTGATGGCGCCAATCCGGCGCAAACGGCCGGGCGTTCGGGCTGGCCGAAGATACGGCAGCGCGCATCATCTCCCAGCTGGATGCACCGCACCCCTGCAGGCTTGCCCCCGGGCATGCCGGGGATGGGCGAACTGATGGAGGGTGCGGTGCAGCAGGCCCCGCAGCTGGGACGGCAAATTGACAACGGGCCTCCCGAGGTCAGGACTTGGGCCGCGCCTTGGCTAGCTGTTCGTCTAGCCGGCGCTTCAGCGATTCATACGGCTGGATGCCTACCATTTTTTCCCCTTCCAGAGCGCCAGGGGTTGTGGCGCCCAGCACGAAGGTCGGGGTGCCGTTGAAGCCCAGGCGGCGCGCTTCAGCTACCGAGGCTTTGACCTTGGCGGTATAGCGCCCGTCGGCTACGCAGGCGTCGATGCGGCCGGTGTCCAGGCCCCTGCTCTTGATCAGGCTTGCCATCGCGGACGGTGCCAGGGGCTCTGATACCGATGCGAATGCTTCCAGCAGCGGCCAGTGCTTGCCCTGTTCAGCGGCGCAGCGGGCGATTTCGGCGGCCTTCTGTGCGTTGGGATGCATGTCCAGTGGCAGGTCACGCAGAATGAGTCTCAGCTTGCCAGTGTCGATGTATTCCTGCCGCAAGCGGGGCAGCGATTCCTGTAGGAACCTCTTGCAGAATGGGCACTCGTGGTCGGTGAACATCACCAGGGTGACGGGAGCGTTTGTTGCACCGAGCGTGTGGGCCTCCTGGGATAGGTCCACCCGTACAACTGTGGGTGCTGGCGCAGGGGCCGCTGCGGGTGCGGCCTTGGGCTGCTGCTCGAGCAATTGGCGGATGGCCCGCAATTCTTGGAGAATCGCGGCCCCCTGTTCCCGGGACATGGGTTCGGAATGCGCGATGCCCGGGGCTGCGCTGGCCATGACAAGTGCGCAGGTCAGTGTGGTCTGGCGCAAGAAAGCGGGTTTCATTCGGAATTGCCGATAGGTTGATGGACGGGCTATTGTGCGATGCAGTCTGCGGGGCGGCGGCACCCCTGCTGGTCGCTGCCCCGAGGATGTGTTGTGTTCACTGGCAGACACCAGCGTTGCAGACACCGCTCTGGCAATCCGCCGATGCAGCGCAGATCTTGCCGGTGCTGCACGCACCACAAATGCCGCCGCAGTCCACGTCGGTTTCGCTGCCGTTCTTGATGCCGTCGGTGCAGGTGGCAGGCTGGCAGATGCCGGCGCCGCAGACACCGCTCTGGCAATCCGCCGATGCGGCGCAGACCTTGCCGGTGCTGCATGCACCACAAACGCCGCCGCAGTCCACGTCGGTTTCGCTGCCGTTCTTGATGCCGTCGGTGCAGGTGGCAGGCTGGCAGATGCCGGCGCCGCAGACACCGCTCTGGCAATCCGCCGATGCGGCGCAGACCTTGCCGGTGCTGCACGCACCACAAATGCCGCCGCAGTCCACGTCGGTTTCGCTGCCGTTCTTGATGCCGTCGGTGCAGGTGGCAGGCTGGCAGATGCCGGCGCCGCAGACACCGCTCTGGCAATCCACCGATGCGGCGCAGACCTTACCGATGCTGCACGCACCACAAACGCCGCCGCAGTCCACGTCAGTCTCGGTTCCGTTACGCTGGCCGTCTGTGCACGTGGGGCCCTGGCATGCGCCGTTGATGCAGGTGTCGCTACTGCACGTCTGGCAGATGTCGGGGCGGTAGGCCACAGTGATCGGGCACTGGGCTCCGCTGGACAATATGCTGCTGCAGCCATTGGTTTGGGTGAAGCGGCCCTGCACGCGGATGTCCTGGATCGTGACTGGCTGGCCTGTCAGATTGCCCAGTTGCAGTGTCTGCTGAGCACCGTCTGCGGAGAAGAGCTGCGGCGAAGGGAGATTGAGTGCGCCAGCCGCCTGGGCGTCTCCGTACCAATAAGTGGTCGCGAAGATGGTGGCGATGAGCGCGGCCAGTGCCAGCGGAGCTGTGCTGCGAAGCCGCAGCAGTTGCTTGCGCGTGGCCAGCACGATCACGAGAGCTGCCGCTAGCAGCACATACCATGAGGTTGTGGGGACCGCTGCGGCCCCGGACATCAGTGCGGCAGAAACACTGCCGAAGCTGGTATTGACTGTCAAGACGCCTGTTTCAGCCAGGGCGTGTGATACGCCCCCCAGCACTGTGAACAGTGCAATCCAGAGTTGCCGTTGCATTTTTTGTGTTGGTGAAGGTATGCGGCCCCTCCGGCCGCCATCAACCATGCTAGCAGGCATGCAGAGCTACGCAACCCATTTATAGCCCCGAGGCTTTGTCCAGCCGGACCGTTGGAGGGTGGTGCTACGGCGTTACTGCAGTCAGGCGCTGACTCGCCCACAGCACCTGGTCCACCACGGCGCGCACGCGGTCTGCATGGGCTTGCTGCACCAGCTGGCCTGCATCATCAAACGCACTGCCAGCCGACCCCAGAGCAAAGGCTGTAGGTGCCAGCCAGCAACCCAGGTTGGTGAGCAGGGGGCCCAGATGGCTTTGGGAACGCAGACCACCCAGGGCGCCGGGCGATGCGCTGAGCATGCCCACCACCTTGCCGCGGAAGGAGCGGGTTCCGTCCTGCCAGGTGGCATCGCCCTTGACGGGGCTGGACGCCCAGTCCAGCGTGTTTTTGAGCAGCGCGGTGTAGCTGCCGTTGTACTCGGGCGAGCAGATGACCCAGCCCGGGTGGTTGAACAGAATTTCCTTGAGGCGCACCACATCGGCGGGCGTGCCCTGGGCTTCCAGGTCGGCGTTGTAGAGCGGAATGTCAAAGTCAGACAGCTCCAGCAGCGTGACGGCGGCACCTGCGCTGCGTGCGATGGCGGCAGCGGCATGGGCCAGTTTGCGGTTGAACGACTGCTGGCGGGTGCTGCCCGCGAAGATGAGGATGGGAGTGTTTGGCATGGATGCCATTGAAGCACAGCGCGGTGGCAGGATTCCTGCGCGGGGCGGCTTGTTTCACGTGAAACAGTCCATGCCGTATCCATCCCGAGTTGAGGCTAGGGGGTGGTTTCCACCCGTGGAAGGCCTTGCGACAGGGCAGGGCACAGACACGAACGCCACAAAATGGGAAAATCGGGGGTTACCCGCAGAAGACCTGCGCGCCCAGACCTTGCGAGGCTGGGCCTGGGCCTTCCATGCCGCGGGTGTTTTATATCGGGCCGCAGCACCGGCCCCGGAGCGCTCCCATGTTGTACCCCCAGGAATTTGACGTGATCGTTGTAGGCGGTGGCCATGCTGGCACCGAGGCCGCCTTGGCTGCTGCCCGCATGGGCAGCAAGACCTTGCTGCTGACCCACAACATCGAAACGCTGGGGCAGATGAGCTGCAACCCCAGCATTGGTGGCATTGGCAAGGGCCATCTGGTCAAAGAGGTGGATGCCCTGGGCGGCGCCATGGCGCTGGCCACGGACGAGGGCGGTATTCAGTTCCGTATTCTCAACAGCAGCAAGGGCCCGGCTGTGCGCGCCACGCGGGCGCAGGCCGACCGCATTCTGTACAAGGCCGCCATACGCCGCATACTGGAGAACCAGCCCAACCTGTGGCTGTTCCAGCAGGCGGTGGACGACCTGATGGTGGAAGGCGACCGGGTGGTGGGTGCAGTGACGCAGGTGGGCATCCGCTTCCGCAGCCGCACAGTGGTGCTGACGGCGGGCACGTTCCTGGACGGAAAGATCCACGTCGGCCTGAACAACTATTCCGCCGGCCGGGCCGGAGACCCGCCCGCCGTGTCGCTGAGTGCGCGCCTGAAGGAACTGAAGCTGCCCCAAGGCCGCCTCAAGACCGGAACGCCCCCGCGCATTGATGGGCGCACCATCGACTTCAGCCAGTGCGAGGAGCAGCCTGGCGACGGCATGCCCGGCGGTGTGAACGAGGGCGCGGTGCCGGTCTTCAGCTTCATGGGCAACACGCGGATGCACCCGCAGCAGATGCCCTGCTGGATTACCCACACCAACGAACGCACGCACGAGATCATCCGCAGCGGCTTTGACCGCAGCCCCATGTTCACCGGCAAGATCGAAGGCGTGGGCCCGCGCTATTGCCCGAGCGTGGAAGACAAGATCAACCGCTTTGCCGACAAGGACAGCCACCAGATTTTTCTGGAGCCCGAAGGCCTGACCACGCACGAGTACTACCCCAACGGCATCAGCACCAGCCTGCCGTTCGACATCCAGTACGACCTGGTGCGCAGCATGAAGGGCCTGGAAAACGCCCATATCCTGCGCCCCGGCTACGCCATCGAGTATGACTACTTTGACCCCCGCTCGCTCAAGAGCAGCTTTGAGACGCGGCAGATCCAGGGCCTGTTCTTTGCCGGGCAGATCAATGGCACCACGGGCTACGAGGAAGCAGCGGCGCAAGGCCTGTTTGCGGGTATCAATGCCGCTCTGCAGTGCCGGGGCGATGCGCCCTGGCTGCCTGCACGCGACGAGGCCTACCTGGGCGTGCTGGTGGACGACCTCATCACCAAGGGCGTGACTGAGCCCTACCGTATGTTCACCAGCCGGGCGGAGTTCCGCCTGCAACTGCGCGAAGACAATGCCGATATGCGCCTGACCGAAGTGGGGCGCAAGATGGGCTTGGTGGACGATGCGCGCTGGGACAGCTTCAGCCGCAAGCGTGATGCTGTTTCACGTGAAACAGAGCGTCTGAAGGCGACCTGGGTGAATCCGCGCAACCTGCCTGCCGCTGAATCAGAGCGCGTGCTGGGCAAGAGCATTGAGCACGAGTACAACCTGTTCGATCTGCTGCGCCGCCCCAATGTGTCTTACGCCAACCTGGTGGGCATGGATGGCGGCAAATACATCAACGCCGATGTTTCACGTGAAACCTTGGGTGAGTTGAGTGAGTCGGTGATCGAGCAGGTAGAGATTGCCGCCAAGTACGCTGGCTACATCGATCGGCAGAAGGACGAGGTGGAGCGTGCCGCGTATTACGAAAAACTGCGCTTGCCGGAAGACCTGGACTACATGCAGGTGGCTGCCCTGTCGATTGAGGTGCGCCAGAAGCTGCAGAAGCACCGCCCTGAAACTTTGGGCCAGGCATCGCGTATATCGGGAGTGACTCCGGCAGCCATCTCGCTGCTGATGGTCCACCTGAAGAAGGGCGGCTTCAAAGGCTTTGCTCTGGCTGAAGCCAAGGCAGAAGGCGAAGTGGCAGCATGAGCGCGGTGCTTCCTGTGGATATCCAGCCGCGGCTGGAGTCTGGCCTCGCAGCACTGGGGCTGGAACTGTCTGCCCCGCAAGTGGCGGGGCTGATGGATTTTCTGGCCCTGCTGCAGAAGTGGAACAAGGTCTACAACCTGACGGCGGTGCGTGACCCGCACGAGATGCTGACCCACCATCTGCTCGACAGCCTGGCCGCAGTGCAACCCCTGCGCCGCCATGTGGCTCAGCTGCAAGCCAGCGGTGCGGTACAGGCGGGCGTGCGCTTGCTGGACGTGGGCTCGGGTGGTGGTCTGCCCGGTGTGGTGTTTGCCATTTGCTGCCCCCAGGTGGACGTGAGCTGTGTGGACACGGTGGGCAAAAAGGCAGCCTTCATCCAGCAGGCGGCGGTCACCCTCAAGCTGCCCAACCTGCATGGCTTGCATGCGCGGGTGGAAACGTTGAAACAGCCGTTTGATGTGGTGAGCTGCCGCGCCTTTGCCTCGCTGCCGGATTTCGTCACCTGGTCGCGTGCTGCCCTGGCCCCCGTCCACGGCACATGGTTGGCGATGAAGGGTAAGCACCCGGCGGACGAGATAGTGGCCTTGCCTGCGGACGTATCAGTGTTTCACGTGGAACCATTACAGGTGCCCAGCCTGGATGCGGAGCGCTGCATCATCTGGATGAAGCCTGCGTAACTTCTGTGTACGAAGCTTGAGCAACCGGGGCAGGGCGTTCGCGTAAACTCGGCTCCTCTTGGGGGCGTCTCCTGCGCACCCGTCAGCACACCGGGATAGATCATGTTCGGCATCGCAGACTACGGCGCTTTTGTGGCCGCCATCGTGTTGTTCCTGGCCATTCCGGGCCCTGGCAATCTGGCGCTCATCACCTCCACCACCAAGGGTGGCATTCGCGGCGGCCTGGCTGCCACCCTGGGCGTGATCGCTGGGGATCAGGTGCTGATGTGGGCTGCCGTCGCAGGCGTGGCCGCACTGCTGGCCACCTACCCCGCAGCTTTTGCGGCCGTGCAGTGGATAGGGGCGGCTTACC from Acidovorax sp. DW039 harbors:
- the gstA gene encoding glutathione transferase GstA → MKLYYSPGACSLSPHIVLHESGLNFQAVLASTKTHKLQDGTDFYTINELGYVPVLELDNGERLREGPAIVQYVADQVPGKNLAPANGTMARYRLQEWLTFIGTELHKGHSPLFAPGTPEEYKPLVRERLQSRFAWVDKQLANNTYLLGEFSVADAYLYTVSRWGQFVGVDTSGLAHLQAFKLRMEARPGVQAALKAEGLLK
- the rsmG gene encoding 16S rRNA (guanine(527)-N(7))-methyltransferase RsmG, with translation MSAVLPVDIQPRLESGLAALGLELSAPQVAGLMDFLALLQKWNKVYNLTAVRDPHEMLTHHLLDSLAAVQPLRRHVAQLQASGAVQAGVRLLDVGSGGGLPGVVFAICCPQVDVSCVDTVGKKAAFIQQAAVTLKLPNLHGLHARVETLKQPFDVVSCRAFASLPDFVTWSRAALAPVHGTWLAMKGKHPADEIVALPADVSVFHVEPLQVPSLDAERCIIWMKPA
- a CDS encoding YkgJ family cysteine cluster protein — its product is MTSGGPLSICRPSCGACCTAPSISSPIPGMPGGKPAGVRCIQLGDDARCRIFGQPERPAVCAGLAPSVEMCGNSADQALAYLAQLERLTQPSGADESVGA
- a CDS encoding NAD(P)H-dependent oxidoreductase; translated protein: MPNTPILIFAGSTRQQSFNRKLAHAAAAIARSAGAAVTLLELSDFDIPLYNADLEAQGTPADVVRLKEILFNHPGWVICSPEYNGSYTALLKNTLDWASSPVKGDATWQDGTRSFRGKVVGMLSASPGALGGLRSQSHLGPLLTNLGCWLAPTAFALGSAGSAFDDAGQLVQQAHADRVRAVVDQVLWASQRLTAVTP
- a CDS encoding alkene reductase, which gives rise to MTSLFEPTRAGDIAMANRIAMAPLTRNRSPEAIPTELTATYYAQRASAGLIISEATAISPQGQGYADVPGLYGTEQLDGWKKVTRAVHDAGGKIVVQLWHVGRISHTSLQPGNARPVAPSAIRAHAKTVLLKDGVATFTDTSEPRALEPEELPGIVQDYRHAARNAISAGFDGVEIHAANGYLIDQFLKNGANQRTDDYGGSIKNRARLLLEVTRAIVEEIGAGRTGIRLSPVTPANDIVDDNPQPLFEYVVRELGKLGLAYVHVIEGATGGPRELPDRPFDYPALRKAYRDAGGKGAWMVNNAYDRALAESAIADGADIVAFGRPFIANPDLVQRLQQNAPLNEIHRETLYGGGAKGYTDYPTLAG
- a CDS encoding hemerythrin domain-containing protein — encoded protein: MPPVSLQIIREEHASLAAVLQSLRGLVDEGPGDHPARFFDMARAMLFYIDEFPERQHHPKETEWLFPRVARCAPHVAELIARLDSEHATGEAMVRELQHLLLGWELMGEGRRDRFVHALGRYIDFYLEHMRLEETVVLPAAQAYLGTEDWSMVDAAFASNANPLTHGRPRDPAYDRLFTRIAIRAPRTLVPGSPRRDAQPASVG
- a CDS encoding carboxymuconolactone decarboxylase family protein gives rise to the protein MTTNTTHTARLPYHQLSSKAFMGLVTVSDTIKKGPLGLRLAELVFLRVSQIKGCAYCMDMHWHMLVKEGMEPRHLNAVTGWREAPFFTSRERAALRWAEILTATPHSDASDEEFAQLQAVFSDAEISDLGFAVAIINAWNLINAGMRAPIPQTPVV
- a CDS encoding RNA polymerase sigma-70 factor → MIPPSPATPATTDPFTTLRPRLFGLAYRMLGVRADAEDVLQDAWLRWSRQDTEALQSAEAWLVTVVTRLSIDRLRALKAEREAYVGWWLPEPLVSPAPAEAAHHHTPEAAAELADELSVAFLYALERLAPQERAAFLLRQVFDYDYPDIATQLGKTEAACRQLVHRASERVLQDRPRFAVPRDVHQRLLQRFVQAAHSGDRQTIEALLSEDAQLIGDGGGKVPSFPKPLLGPFRIANLYWAMFRRLGAQVVYRVVLINGEPGLLRYVNGQLESAQAVVTDGERIVAIYAVRNPDKLCGIANTLD
- the mnmG gene encoding tRNA uridine-5-carboxymethylaminomethyl(34) synthesis enzyme MnmG, whose product is MLYPQEFDVIVVGGGHAGTEAALAAARMGSKTLLLTHNIETLGQMSCNPSIGGIGKGHLVKEVDALGGAMALATDEGGIQFRILNSSKGPAVRATRAQADRILYKAAIRRILENQPNLWLFQQAVDDLMVEGDRVVGAVTQVGIRFRSRTVVLTAGTFLDGKIHVGLNNYSAGRAGDPPAVSLSARLKELKLPQGRLKTGTPPRIDGRTIDFSQCEEQPGDGMPGGVNEGAVPVFSFMGNTRMHPQQMPCWITHTNERTHEIIRSGFDRSPMFTGKIEGVGPRYCPSVEDKINRFADKDSHQIFLEPEGLTTHEYYPNGISTSLPFDIQYDLVRSMKGLENAHILRPGYAIEYDYFDPRSLKSSFETRQIQGLFFAGQINGTTGYEEAAAQGLFAGINAALQCRGDAPWLPARDEAYLGVLVDDLITKGVTEPYRMFTSRAEFRLQLREDNADMRLTEVGRKMGLVDDARWDSFSRKRDAVSRETERLKATWVNPRNLPAAESERVLGKSIEHEYNLFDLLRRPNVSYANLVGMDGGKYINADVSRETLGELSESVIEQVEIAAKYAGYIDRQKDEVERAAYYEKLRLPEDLDYMQVAALSIEVRQKLQKHRPETLGQASRISGVTPAAISLLMVHLKKGGFKGFALAEAKAEGEVAA
- a CDS encoding thioredoxin domain-containing protein encodes the protein MKPAFLRQTTLTCALVMASAAPGIAHSEPMSREQGAAILQELRAIRQLLEQQPKAAPAAAPAPAPTVVRVDLSQEAHTLGATNAPVTLVMFTDHECPFCKRFLQESLPRLRQEYIDTGKLRLILRDLPLDMHPNAQKAAEIARCAAEQGKHWPLLEAFASVSEPLAPSAMASLIKSRGLDTGRIDACVADGRYTAKVKASVAEARRLGFNGTPTFVLGATTPGALEGEKMVGIQPYESLKRRLDEQLAKARPKS
- a CDS encoding class II aldolase/adducin family protein, which gives rise to MHSTPSLKDSVHPEEWQLRCDLAACYRLVALYGWSDLVFTHISAKLPESVSGAGQHHFLINPYGLMFDEITASSLVKVDMQCNKLHDTPFPVNPAGFVIHSAVHEARPEVGCVLHTHTRAGVAVSAQQCGVLPISQQSTFVLGSLAYHAYEGVAFRDEEKPRLQADLGQANFLMLRNHGLLTCGKTIADAFLSMYTFENTCRIQIDAQAGGALVEVNPQIVSGVAQAMRVQTGGMGGAFTWPALLRKVQREAPGYDA